GCAGCGGCACCCAGACCCATTGGGTCATGCAAGCGCCTGAAGCAGGTCGCGGTTCTCATCCATGACTGTCTCCGCTGCGGCAAGTGCTGCCTGCAGTTCGGGATCTTCAGTCATCAGCTTCAGCCCGCCGTCATCAGTGCGCACTGCATAGAGCGTGTCGCCTTCCTTGGCATCAAGCAGCGCAAGCATTTCGGTGCTCAGCGTCATGACAGCAGAGTTGCCGACTTTACGGATTTTGGATTCAATCATAGCCTACCCTCTCGTGTATACGAATGTATATACCCCAAGTGACCATTTTGTCAAGTTTTGGGTGTTTGGTACCCGTCAACAAGCCAGCGATCCGATCAAGACCGAATGCGGCGCTTTTCATCAATGAGCACCTGAACGCGCCGCATCACCTGC
This genomic stretch from Sulfitobacter pacificus harbors:
- a CDS encoding transcriptional regulator/antitoxin MazE — translated: MIESKIRKVGNSAVMTLSTEMLALLDAKEGDTLYAVRTDDGGLKLMTEDPELQAALAAAETVMDENRDLLQALA